Within the Dermacentor silvarum isolate Dsil-2018 chromosome 8, BIME_Dsil_1.4, whole genome shotgun sequence genome, the region ATGCGCAGCCAGAGCCGGGCGTTGGTGGGCTGCATGCGCGCCGCCTCCACGAGGCAGTCGAAGGCCGACGCGTACTTGCCACAGTACAGGTTCTGCAGGCCGAGGTTGTGCAGCAGCTCCAAGTAGAGCCGGCCGTCGAGCGTTCGGCCGCCCTGCGAGCAGCCTTCGACGTAGCCGTTGAGCGCCTTGGCGAAGTTGTAGCTGCCCAGGTGCGGCTTGCCCGTGCAGAAGTGGACGCAGCCGAGGTCGTTGTGGTAGTACACGGCGGcgtcgccctgctgctgcgccgCGGCCAGCACCTTGACGGCTTTGCGGTAGTTGCCGCGCAGGAACTCCAGCTGGCCCCGCAGGTACACCGTCTGGCAGCTGCTGCCCGCCGACGAGCCGACCAGGTTCTTGATTTCGCGCTTGCTGGCTTTCACCGAGCGCATCATGATGAGGCAGCGCGTCTTGTAGAGCTGCAGGCGGCCGCGGCACGCTTCGGCCTCCGGGCTGTCCGCATGCAGGTTCTCGAGGTACGCGACAGTAGCCAGGGCCTTCTCTGGCTGCTTGAGGCAAAGGCACAGCTCGGTGTGGAGGAAACACATCTTCCTGGCCACCGACTCGTCCATGGGTTCGATGAACTGGAACAAGCGGTCCAACACGGCCAAGGCTCGACGGTACTGCTGTGCGTGGAACAGGGCCACCGCATGGTTGAAGAACGGAATGCACTGATCTATGTCGTCCAGCGAGTCCGGGTTGGTCAGGTGCGGCGAGATTTCGACAAGCTCGCGATCGAACTCCTCCATGCTTTTCGAAGACGCGTAGTAGCGTGCCACTGCTCGGTTGTGTGCCACTTTGCCGTCCGCCGGTCTTAACGCGTAGAGCTTGTCCAGCGTTTCGAGGCACGCGCCATACTTACCAGCATGAAAGTCGGTTGCTGCCGACGTCGCCAGTTGTTTTTCCTGCTCGGACACAGCGGCACACACGTCCAAAGACGCACCGTTGTCGGCGGATGTTGTTTTCCCATCGCCGCTGCTCGATTCCTTGTCAGACATCTTGAGATCCCGTCAAAAGTTTGTAACGCACGTGCGAAGGGAACCTTTCGCGGCGCTATTTCACACGACGTGAGGTCCACTTTCGCGCTaaaaccacagaacacctattTCAACAACCACCACAACCCAGCTACAATCACGCTACAACCATCTACAACCACATAACAcacacagaacacccatacaaacttagagaagggaaactgtaccttccacagtgcaacgaaaataagcgtagcggtggcgttgtgaactaaagtatgcgaccgagagatggcgctggcagaatcgaaactaatatcatcatcattaggtagtgagcaatatggccgctacggtagcggttcgtagggctggtcgcgctgctcgctcgctggtttggggcgttttgttaccgcttttggggaggtattcgtgtgtactgtactctaacatgactacagatatattcattatgtcgccaggtgaccgagaggcctcaactggcaataaaacacttcaaacaagtaagctcacattgtttattgtcaatggtgaatgaggcagtacatgatcacaattttcgtacagctcaggtggacttaatgttgtccgtcactgagtttacaacatacagaaacacagataaccatctattttttgggacccaaagctgaaatcgagcgaagttttctcatcgtgttcggcgtgccgtaaagcagggagaacgaaggttcagacagtgatatttatgccgagctgccctcgtacttgtattgcgtacagtgctgcttgacgttttatattctctgcgttcgacgatttccgatagattaaagaaaggaacacaaaaaattactcggcagaaatgtactgtcagcaagataagctcgagctgcaatgtctcattgctctcataacacattggcgagaggcacgaagtgtaggaggggggcgttatgctaaattttatgtcacattttctgctcttgatatttttctgctgcacatttagtgttcaggtgcggcagcaaaggcttcgacacaagtggagtactcgtagggaaaccaaggaacgttatggagacagcagtgcttacaaggacttctggaaatattgtgtgaataaacaaggacactaaatcaacatataagcaagcccaattaatgctcacagttccttggaaaatggaatttgtggtttcatgttgaaaaagaatctcggtataggtattcaaacacagcaaagaggttgcaaggagatgaacacttcagttgagtaacagaggtgaccaagggaagcatcagcttgaagccaacgtttcaccaagcaaacatatttgtgagggccgagacgaagacaagttcccacgctgaggtttcccttgctcgttcactgttcattagctgaatgttaagctgaacttactctgcgagtacatttcaaaatatttttgggagcacactgtgcgcaggttttgtcatctgctgtttgaagagacagaaaatttgcttttagtgatttctcaagtttgtgaagtgtgaaataggctggccggttgtgtgagcttgccttttctagctatctcttatggtgcagtactagcctagttattgatttcatgcaaactgtatatgaccctcttgtagtaaacaaatgtaaaatcatgcgcatttccagatctaattctaatcctagcacttgccatgccaacgttctcttagattttgtcatgtcatataaataacttaaattggaccaataatatagagtacgtcattagcagtgctaatcacatgctcgggtacttatggcgcaacctttccaaa harbors:
- the LOC119461855 gene encoding CCR4-NOT transcription complex subunit 10 — protein: MSDKESSSGDGKTTSADNGASLDVCAAVSEQEKQLATSAATDFHAGKYGACLETLDKLYALRPADGKVAHNRAVARYYASSKSMEEFDRELVEISPHLTNPDSLDDIDQCIPFFNHAVALFHAQQYRRALAVLDRLFQFIEPMDESVARKMCFLHTELCLCLKQPEKALATVAYLENLHADSPEAEACRGRLQLYKTRCLIMMRSVKASKREIKNLVGSSAGSSCQTVYLRGQLEFLRGNYRKAVKVLAAAQQQGDAAVYYHNDLGCVHFCTGKPHLGSYNFAKALNGYVEGCSQGGRTLDGRLYLELLHNLGLQNLYCGKYASAFDCLVEAARMQPTNARLWLRIAECCVNRHKSDNAADFQLKDRKRHMVSGTAGAGPHRKIVLAPGISSDRHSAAVGSAAIPVPTLEFAALCLRNVLQLLPEEADDALRNSALALAAYVALCLGDPLVALKHAESLLAQPKVAGVHSFLAHQYAAEALLLLDRVGDAIDHLNPDLVKDLSHGFSEPEDGANKGKDDATKTGEENGKTYRKPWYPASPSMAKVVSLYNLAVAYTLRGGLGKATETLRLVSVPKGPDPEIPVQALMLAIYVQLQQGHADLAKNIIKQHLPQYK